One Panicum virgatum strain AP13 chromosome 3N, P.virgatum_v5, whole genome shotgun sequence DNA segment encodes these proteins:
- the LOC120667696 gene encoding formin-like protein 20: MAPRGPPFDFDLNEPPPEDDGAIGASPARAPEPVREPSPSDLLPPLPHETLPSPQHEDPLPPPGHDPLRRPVPESLPRDPLPSPAPEPSPRDPPHLPSPVLDLEAPLSPLDDDDYDYDEADLPPPPPLPPFGLPVAAAPALSSSSVDTPRAVPAPPSRRGGRTSREPFGDAARLSSPEDPALRGPSRAASGAAPPRRSRSRRHSYGPRDGGAISKQRRVDCYDEDARSSRSGSRRSEPGSPRRHERSELAFPPLWGSPDDGRQSPEKDDINGGYHQRGEAPPAFRPSSRPRGGDNPYNGRRGQAQEPPKIGGYQHGGAHGGDGSSGERQSPSRQPVSGGAYRQRKKPRDQPYHPYARDGGALDRSGGGGGQAWRAPA; this comes from the exons ATGGCGCCACGAGGGCCGCCCTTCGACTTCGACCTCAacgagccgccgccggaggacgACGGGGCGATTGGCGCCTCTCCTGCCCGGGCGCCGGAGCCCGTGCGCGAGCCCTCGCCGAGCGATCTGCTGCCTCCGTTGCCGCACGAGACGCTGCCCTCGCCACAGCACGAGGATCCGTTGCCTCCGCCGGGGCACGATCCGCTGCGGCGGCCCGTGCCCGAGTCCTTGCCGCGCGATCCGCTGCCATCGCCGGCACCTGAGCCGTCGCCGCGCGATCCTCCGCATCTGCCGTCGCCGGTGTTAGACCTGGAGGCGCCATTGTCTCCTCTCGACGATGACGACTACGACTACGACGAGGCGGAcctgcccccgcccccgcctctGCCTCCGTTCGGCCTGCccgtcgccgcggcgccggcgctgtcGTCGTCCAGCGTGGACACGCCCCGCGCGGTTCCGGCACCCCCGAGCCGCCGCGGCGGGAGAACGTCGCGGGAGCCGTTCGGTGACGCCGCTCGGCTCTCGTCGCCCGAGGATCCGGCTCTGCGTGGCCCCTCcagggcggcgagcggcgcggcgcctcCCCGCAGGTCGCGGAGCAGGCGGCACTCGTACGGcccccgcgacggcggcgcgatcTCCAAACAACGTCGCGTCGACTGCTACGACGAGGACGCCAGGTCGTCCCGGAGCGGGAGCCGCCGCTCGGAACCCGGCTCCCCGCGTCGGCACGAGCGCTCGGAACTCGCCTTCCCGCCTCT GTGGGGTTCTCCCGACGATGGCCGGCAGAGCCCGGAAAAAGACGACATCAACGGTGGGTATCACCAGCGCGGGGAAGCGCCGCCTGCTTTCAGGCCGTCCTCTCGACCGCGCGGCGGGGATAATCCGTACAATGGTCGCCGAGGCCAGGCGCAAGAACCCCCGAAGATCGGCGGGTATCAGCACGGTGGAGCGCACGGCGGGGACGGCTCATCCGGCGAACGGCAGAGCCCGTCGCGACAGCCCGTCAGCGGCGGTGCGTATCGGCAAAGGAAAAAGCCTCGTGACCAGCCGTACCATCCCTACGcacgggacggcggcgcgctcgacaggagcggcggcggcggcgggcaagcGTGGCGCGCGCCGGCGTGA
- the LOC120665348 gene encoding U-box domain-containing protein 27-like, translated as MDAAVAAQQARRRIRPPEPLVMAAAPPTPAAFRCPISLEVMRSPVSLPTGTTYDRASIQRWLDSGHRTCPATRLPLASTDLVPNLLLRRLIHLHAATMPPSPSPEEVLSQLAAADGEPAAAEKAVRSLAAKIAPEKGKRASVASAVAADLDSAVPALLSFAKGGAGADARVDAVRILATVAPELVAYLTEDGMEKRGRVNMAVEALAAVLSAAGVAEEAKDALVVALVAEDLGRVVTTLLGAGANGAAVLEAILTSPAADADAKTAIADRPELFPDLVRILRDAASPAAIRCMAAAVQVRGRPARASMVRAGAIPALALAVAAAPTAAAESALRLLAEAARCGDGKAAIAADAAEVAAAVMGRMIRVGPAGREAAVVALWLSCCAGGGERRMREAVASAPEAVGKLLVVMQGDCAPTTSRMAGELLRAVRLEQERKGMVAAYDSRTIHVMPY; from the coding sequence ATGGACGCAGCCGTCGCCGCGCAGCAGGCGAggcgccggatccggccgccggagccgctcgtgatggccgcggcgccgccgacgccggccgCGTTCCGGTGCCCGATCTCGCTGGAGGTGATGCGGTCGCCGGTCAGCCTCCCCACCGGCACCACGTACGACCGCGCGTCCATACAGCGGTGGCTCGATTCCGGCCACCGCACCTGCCCCGCTACGCGGCTGCCGCTGGCGTCCACCGACCTGGTCCCCAACCTGCTCCTGCGCCGCCTCATCCACCTGCACGCCGCCAcgatgccgccgtcgccgtcgcccgagGAGGTGCTGTCGCAGCTCGCGGCCGCGGACggggagcccgcggcggcggagaaggccgtgCGCTCGCTCGCGGCCAAGATCGCGCCGGAGAAAGGGAAGCGCGCGTCCGTCGCGTCGGCGGTCGCCGCCGATCTCGACTCCGCGGTGCCGGCGCTCCTCTCCTTCGCGAAGGGCGGGGCGGGCGCCGACGCGCGCGTGGACGCCGTGAGGATCCTGGCTACCGTGGCCCCGGAGCTGGTCGCTTATCTCACGGAGGATGGGATGGAGAAGCGCGGGAGGGTGAACATGGCGGTGGAGGCCCTGGCCGCCGTCTTGTCCGCGGCCGGAGTTGCGGAGGAGGCGAAGGATGCGCTCGTCGTTGCTCTCGTCGCCGAGGACCTGGGCCGCGTCGTGACGACGCTGCTCGGCGCGGGCGCGAACGGCGCCGCGGTCCTGGAGGCGATCCTGACGTCGCCCGCGGCGGACGCCGACGCCAAGACCGCCATCGCCGACAGGCCGGAGCTGTTCCCGGACCTCGTGCGGATCCTCCGGgacgcggcgtcgccggcggccatcCGGTGCATGGCCGCGGCGGTGCAGGTCCGCGGCCGCCCGGCGCGCGCGTCGATGGTGCGGGCCGGGGCCATCCCCGCGCTGGCGCTGGCCGTggcggccgcgcccacggcggcggcggagtccgCGCTGCGGCTGCTGGCGGAGGCCGCCCGCTGCGGCGACGGCAAGGCGGCCATCGCGGCCGACGCggccgaggtggcggccgccgtgATGGGGCGGATGATCCGGGTGGGCCCGGCGGGGCGGGAGGCCGCGGTGGTGGCGCTGTGGCTGTCCTgctgcgcgggcggcggggagcggcggATGCGGGAGGCCGTGGCGTCCGCGCCCGAGGCCGTGGGGAAGCTGCTGGTGGTGATGCAGGGGGACTGCGCCCCGACCACCTCGCGGATGGCCGGCGAGCTGCTGCGGGCGGTGCGGCTGGAGCAGGAGCGCAAGGGCATGGTCGCCGCCTACGACAGCCGCACCATCCATGTCATGCCGTACTGA
- the LOC120667697 gene encoding uncharacterized protein LOC120667697, with the protein MWALWAAWPRELQPAASSAWFCFSLTDKYAEAIRLPPAVLPSRPASAPAAQHAAPRPPPLHRVCSCQLASRIGSRRPRRPAGGFRLLGAATACCLAASTAWALGTRRSRRPPADPLGARRGRLQGAAGPPRRLAPRPRPPCSAPTVQQQCSIEPLRIKNLVIWIGFLGIFSHLVMNRGADEAVVGREDIGADQIDSNNGGITTTTRQATSIPVRKKRYKKIDLKSFFGTTSRNSASESNSGPSTHESGFTQNLHDVVVSQNFMVELRPMSFPELALPLTRTAASFSRLCSGSRYGHRLMTLVLVPPGDRGSDGDELTRGEVNCKVLGFDSARKDRGVLFGSDDPGHNLCRSLPRITVWSQHVLLVYDLVTAHGDLLRIWDRISARSRARIGSLALARVSFRIRQSARQYKSKPKPYTIPE; encoded by the exons ATGTGGGCCTTGTGGGCTGCCTGGCCTCGTGAGCTACAGCCTGCGGCCAGCAGTGCCTGGTTCTGCTTCTCCCTCACGGACAAGTACGCAGAAGCCATTCGCCTACCGCCCGCCGTCTTGCCTTCCCGTCCAGCGTCTGCCCCAGCGGCCCAGCATGCAGCACCGCGCCCTCCCCCACTCCACCGCGTCTGCAGTTGCCAGTTGGCATCGCGCATCGGCAGCCGTCGGCCGCGCCGGCCCGCCGGCGGATTCCGCTTgctcggcgccgccaccgcctgctgcctagccgcctccaccgcctggGCCCTCGGCACCCGCCgatcgcgccggccgccggcggatcCCCTCGGAGCACGCCGCGGGCGCCTGCAGGGTGCAGCCGGCCCGCCTCGGCGCCTCGCCCCCAGGCCCCGACCCCCGTGCAGTGCTCCTACAGTGCAACAGCAATGCAGCATTGAGCCATTGAGGATTAAGAATTTGGTCATTTGGATTGGATTTTTGGGGATTTTTAGTCATTTGGTGATGAATAGGGGAGCAGATGAAGCTGTTGTGGGTAGGGAAGATATAGGTGCAGATCAGATCGATTCAAACAACGGCGGCATTACCACCACAACGAGGCAAGCAACTTCAATTCCAGTAAGAAAGAAGCGCTATAAGAAAATAG atttgaaaagtttctttGGTACTACTAGTAGAAACTCAGCAAGTGAAAGTAACTCGGGCCCAAGCACTCATGAAAGTG GTTTTACTCAAAACCTACATGATGTCGTTGTTAGCCAAAATTTTATGGTAGAGCTCCGCCCTATGTCCTTTCCTGAGCTGGCTTTGCCACTGACGCGGACGGCCGCTTCGTTTTCACGGCTGTGCAGTGGTAGCCGATATGGTCACCGCCTGATGACCCTGGTGCTCGTGCCGCCGGGCGACCGAGGCTCCGACGGAGACGAACTAACACGCGGTGAGGTCAACTGCAAAGTTTTGGGATTTGATTCGGCGAGGAAAGACCGAGGTGTGCTGTTTGGATCAGATGATCCTGGTCACAACCTGTGTCGTTCGCTCCCCCGTATCACAGTCTGGTCGCAGCATGTGCTCCTCGTGTATGATCTGGTCACAGCTCATGGCGATCTGCTTCGGATTTGGGACCGGATCTCTGCTCGATCCCGGGCTCGAATCGGCAGCCTCGCCCTCGCCCGAGTTTCTTTCCGGATCCGGCAGTCTGCGCGTCAATATAAGTCCAAGCCTAAACCCTACACGATCCCAGAATAG